GGGCGATGGAAGCTTCCTGAAGATGAACCATTCGTTCCTCGCAAATCCGGCTCGGGAGCAACGTCGCGACGTCGGCCGCCCTGGCGGCCGGCGCCGGCCAAAATTGGCCGGCTTTCACGGGACGTTCGCACTCCCCGTCATTGCGAGCGCAACGAAGCACTCCAGAGCCGCGTCCGTTGCTCTGGATTGCTTCGTCGCTTCGCTCCTCGCAATGACGACGGTAAACAGGAGCCGGCAATTCCCGTGACGAAGCCTATTCGTCCAATCGGTAGCACCCGAAAGTTATCTCTTCCCTATTCTGGCGCTTTCGGCGGACGAGGCGCGATGGCTCTATAGCCGCCCCGCGAAGCGCGCCCGCAGGCGGGGCGCGACGCGTTCGACTAGCCGCGAGAAGCGCAGATAGCGCAACGCCCCGATGGGTCCGAGCCGCAAAATCGCTATCGCGGCCGTCACCAAACGCGCGTGCTCGCCATGCGCGGCTTGCGCCAGCGCCACATTGACCGCGATCGACGCGCGCGCCATCCGCAAAATCCGCTCCCTTCTTTCTGTCGGGATCCGGGAAGCATGGCGATCGAGCACGATTTCGTGTTGCGACCGGAAATCATCGATGGAGCGGCTGCCGGAAATGGTGAGCGAGCCGCCATGAATGCGAAAACCGGCGAGAATATCGGCGGAATAGAAAACCGACCCCGCCAGGGCGAGCTTCAGATAGAGGTCCCAGTCCGCCGTATACCAGCGCTTTTCATCCATGCCGCCCGCATCCAGAAAAACATCGCGGCGGAAGGTCGGCGCCGGCATTGCGACGAAATTCTGAACGATCAGGCGTTCGATCAATAAATCTTTCGAGACAGGCATGTTTTCAGCGGGAAGCGGACAGGTGAGCGCGCCGAGAACGCGGCCGTCGCCGTCGATGATCGCGGCGGCGTGGAGGAACAGCGCCGCTTCGGGGTTTTTCCCGATGAGGCCGCGAATCTTCGCGGCGCGCCCGTCGAGCCAGATATCGTCCTGATGCAGAATCGAGACGAAAGGCGCACGCGCCTCGGCGACGGCGA
The nucleotide sequence above comes from Methylocystis parvus OBBP. Encoded proteins:
- a CDS encoding glycosyltransferase — its product is MSANIGCSAQPESRRAPWLSVVMPTHKGELWIDATLASLAAQDEAGMEVVLVDSSPTSATLDIARRYADRLDLRLYERKDMLPWPAKVNFAVAEARAPFVSILHQDDIWLDGRAAKIRGLIGKNPEAALFLHAAAIIDGDGRVLGALTCPLPAENMPVSKDLLIERLIVQNFVAMPAPTFRRDVFLDAGGMDEKRWYTADWDLYLKLALAGSVFYSADILAGFRIHGGSLTISGSRSIDDFRSQHEIVLDRHASRIPTERRERILRMARASIAVNVALAQAAHGEHARLVTAAIAILRLGPIGALRYLRFSRLVERVAPRLRARFAGRL